From the Micromonospora sediminicola genome, one window contains:
- a CDS encoding arginine deiminase, whose product MTHYVDSEVARLGTVLLHRPGPELARLTPRNNDSLLFDAIPWVGRAQEEHDAFAAALRSRGVEVLYLADLLAETLAVPDARAELTEQVLRSRRLGDTLRRRVADHLAYLDPAALADVFVAGLAHEELRVGADRPGGLVWTLMDRHDFVIDPLPNLLFTRDSSVWIGDRVGVTSLAMPARRRETTLTDAIYRHHPRFVGTEFVYHPRLEHLEGGDVLLLAPGVLAVGVGERTTPAGAERLARQVFAAGLAHTILVVPIAQERATMHLDTVCTMVDVDAVLMYPNIASELSAYTVIAGADGDEPRVDGPAPFLRAAADAMDLDQLRVIDTGLDPVTAEREQWDDGNNTLALAPRLCVGYERNVETNAQLERAGIEVIAIAGSELGSGRGGPRCMSCPLVREPLRG is encoded by the coding sequence GTGACCCACTACGTGGACAGCGAAGTGGCCCGACTCGGCACGGTGCTGCTGCACCGCCCGGGACCGGAACTCGCCCGCCTCACCCCACGCAACAACGACAGTCTTCTGTTCGACGCTATCCCATGGGTGGGACGGGCGCAGGAGGAGCACGACGCCTTCGCGGCCGCCCTGCGCTCGCGCGGGGTGGAGGTGCTCTACCTGGCCGACCTGCTCGCCGAGACGCTCGCCGTGCCGGACGCCCGGGCCGAGCTGACCGAGCAGGTGCTGCGGTCCCGCCGACTCGGCGACACCCTCCGCCGCCGGGTCGCCGACCACCTGGCCTACCTCGATCCGGCCGCCCTGGCCGACGTCTTCGTCGCCGGGCTCGCCCACGAGGAGCTGCGCGTCGGCGCCGACCGGCCCGGCGGTCTGGTCTGGACGCTGATGGACCGGCACGACTTCGTCATCGACCCGCTGCCGAATCTGCTCTTCACCCGCGACTCGTCGGTGTGGATCGGCGACCGGGTCGGGGTCACCAGCCTGGCCATGCCGGCGCGCCGGCGGGAGACCACGCTGACCGACGCGATCTACCGCCACCACCCGCGCTTCGTCGGCACCGAGTTCGTCTACCACCCGCGCCTGGAGCACCTGGAAGGCGGCGACGTGCTGCTGCTCGCCCCCGGCGTGCTCGCCGTCGGCGTCGGCGAGCGCACCACCCCGGCCGGCGCGGAGCGGCTGGCCCGGCAGGTGTTCGCCGCCGGGCTGGCGCACACCATCCTGGTGGTGCCGATCGCCCAGGAACGCGCCACCATGCACCTGGACACGGTCTGCACGATGGTCGACGTCGACGCGGTGCTGATGTATCCGAACATCGCCAGCGAGCTGTCCGCGTACACGGTCATCGCCGGCGCGGACGGCGACGAGCCGCGGGTCGACGGGCCGGCGCCGTTCCTGCGGGCCGCCGCCGACGCGATGGACCTGGACCAGCTCCGGGTGATCGACACCGGCCTGGACCCGGTCACCGCCGAGCGCGAGCAGTGGGACGACGGCAACAACACGCTCGCGCTCGCGCCGCGGCTCTGCGTCGGCTACGAACGCAACGTGGAGACGAACGCGCAGCTGGAACGGGCCGGCATCGAGGTGATCGCGATCGCCGGCTCGGAGCTGGGCTCCGGCCGGGGCGGCCCCCGCTGCATGTCCTGCCCGCTGGTACGCGAGCCGCTGCGCGGGTGA
- a CDS encoding DUF5926 family protein, which yields MSKRRKSQRAADATPKREKVRDVFVPRPFEGLADEPEWIALRELVPAASAPLRLTPELVEEYGDRPVTLATVLPMAAPAMTKPDGRVFIGLQRHQQSGDVSRDLADALLSALRTEPGGQVSVPPLPGPGPRLQDVLVDGPLEIGMHDGFEFWLDPGATDDPNVQASLERANAAIYPTVKLAAARAAYWCQVTEKAHVRWVLPEDEDAALDALSRLAAAGSLPLGDDTRFAGMFRAHGRLVPVWDLPEDTPAAEWEAPVAEFAKRYAEAVAEREPLDAAGRRARQGLLGRQLTLR from the coding sequence GTGAGCAAGCGTCGAAAGAGCCAACGGGCCGCAGATGCCACCCCGAAGCGGGAGAAGGTGCGCGACGTCTTCGTGCCCCGACCGTTCGAGGGTCTGGCCGACGAGCCGGAGTGGATCGCCCTCCGCGAGCTGGTGCCGGCCGCGTCCGCGCCGCTGCGGCTGACCCCCGAGCTGGTCGAGGAGTACGGCGACCGCCCGGTCACCCTGGCCACCGTCCTGCCGATGGCCGCGCCGGCGATGACCAAGCCGGACGGGCGGGTCTTCATCGGCCTGCAGCGGCACCAGCAGTCCGGCGACGTCTCCCGGGACCTGGCCGACGCGCTGCTCAGCGCGCTGCGCACCGAGCCGGGCGGCCAGGTGAGCGTGCCGCCGCTGCCCGGGCCGGGCCCCCGCCTCCAGGACGTCCTGGTGGACGGCCCGCTGGAGATCGGCATGCACGACGGGTTCGAGTTCTGGCTGGACCCGGGCGCCACCGACGACCCGAACGTGCAGGCGTCCCTGGAGCGGGCCAACGCGGCGATCTACCCGACGGTCAAGCTGGCGGCGGCCCGGGCCGCGTACTGGTGCCAGGTCACCGAGAAGGCACACGTGCGCTGGGTGCTGCCGGAGGACGAGGACGCGGCGCTGGACGCGCTGTCCCGGCTGGCCGCGGCCGGTTCGCTGCCGCTGGGCGACGACACCCGGTTCGCCGGCATGTTCCGGGCGCACGGCCGCCTGGTGCCGGTCTGGGACCTGCCGGAGGACACGCCGGCCGCCGAGTGGGAGGCGCCGGTCGCCGAGTTCGCCAAGCGCTACGCCGAGGCGGTGGCGGAGCGGGAGCCGCTGGACGCGGCCGGCCGCCGCGCCCGGCAGGGCCTGCTCGGTCGCCAGCTGACGCTGCGCTGA
- a CDS encoding ATP-binding protein has product MVVPHHATGARLARHRLADELTGLVPAALLADLVAVLAELVGNAVRHADPLPGGVVRVAWRLRTTERGPSVQLRVTDGDSGAGPRIRVASPDAVDGRGLHIVSGLSSRWGVDRDGLGQSVWAEFDPAGSHRPDLVAAG; this is encoded by the coding sequence GTGGTGGTGCCCCACCACGCGACCGGTGCGCGCCTGGCCCGGCACCGGCTCGCCGACGAGCTGACCGGCCTCGTCCCTGCGGCCCTGCTGGCCGACCTGGTGGCGGTCCTCGCCGAGCTGGTCGGCAACGCGGTCCGGCACGCCGACCCGCTGCCCGGCGGGGTGGTGCGGGTGGCCTGGCGGCTGCGGACGACCGAGCGGGGGCCGAGCGTCCAGCTCCGGGTGACCGACGGCGACTCCGGCGCCGGTCCCCGGATCCGGGTCGCGTCCCCGGACGCGGTCGACGGGCGGGGTCTGCACATCGTCTCCGGGCTCTCCAGCCGGTGGGGCGTCGACCGGGACGGCCTCGGTCAGAGCGTCTGGGCGGAGTTCGACCCGGCCGGATCGCACCGACCGGACCTGGTCGCCGCCGGCTGA
- a CDS encoding sensor histidine kinase, translating to MPERTDYPALIAGHTSVIKMINSGESGLAVLTSLLREVEPAVGAAGLVFVEFTPAGGRVIAATGSAEFVIGRPLPATDPATVCLLAGPPVREVRVDAIPGALADEVAGRGLSRMIVARAEIGGLTVGSLHALYPAGEPLDASQRAVVGYVAACIAHMYGDQTGLPVHGDGPVVAALADGLAVVDRDHRVRLWNPAAAQVTGRPADEALSRPLPFPLPPPGQVLDHRMADGRWLRITSGELPGPTALRVVTFRDITDQQRRDHDRDLFVAVTSHELRTPVTVIKGYADTLTDHWESLSDDDRRQAARIIGQRANELARLVDRLLTAATEHRSGGEPTAPFDLVDALRAAVADLPADIRHRVVLDLPADLPKALGDRHSLSTVLTELGTNAGKYSLPDTPIEIRAEANERTVSFRVADRGIGIRPEHVERAFDRFWQGESGDRRRYPGAGLGLYLVRQIVEQQNGWVSLRPRAGGGTVAEVRLPRG from the coding sequence ATGCCGGAGCGAACCGACTACCCCGCCCTCATCGCCGGTCACACGTCCGTGATCAAGATGATCAACTCGGGTGAGTCCGGCCTCGCCGTGCTCACCAGCCTGCTCCGTGAGGTCGAACCCGCGGTCGGCGCGGCGGGCCTGGTCTTCGTGGAGTTCACCCCGGCCGGCGGTCGGGTGATCGCCGCGACCGGCAGCGCCGAGTTCGTGATCGGCCGCCCGCTGCCGGCCACCGACCCGGCCACCGTCTGCCTCCTGGCGGGCCCACCGGTGCGGGAGGTCCGGGTGGACGCGATCCCCGGCGCGCTCGCCGACGAGGTGGCCGGCCGGGGTCTGAGCCGGATGATCGTGGCGCGCGCGGAGATCGGCGGGCTGACCGTCGGCAGCCTGCACGCCCTCTACCCGGCGGGCGAGCCGCTGGACGCCTCGCAGCGCGCCGTCGTCGGCTACGTCGCCGCCTGCATCGCGCACATGTACGGCGACCAGACCGGCCTGCCGGTGCACGGCGACGGCCCGGTCGTGGCGGCGCTCGCGGACGGCCTGGCGGTGGTCGACCGCGACCACCGCGTCCGGCTCTGGAACCCGGCCGCGGCCCAGGTGACCGGCCGGCCGGCGGACGAGGCGCTGAGCCGGCCGCTGCCGTTCCCGCTGCCCCCGCCCGGGCAGGTGCTGGACCACCGGATGGCGGACGGGCGCTGGCTGCGGATCACCTCGGGCGAGCTGCCCGGCCCGACCGCGCTGCGGGTGGTCACCTTCCGGGACATCACCGACCAGCAGCGGCGCGACCACGACCGCGACCTGTTCGTCGCGGTGACCAGCCACGAGCTGCGTACCCCGGTCACCGTGATCAAGGGGTACGCGGACACGCTCACCGACCACTGGGAGTCGCTCAGCGACGACGACCGGCGGCAGGCCGCCCGGATCATCGGGCAGCGCGCCAACGAGCTGGCCCGGCTGGTCGACCGACTGCTGACCGCCGCCACCGAGCACCGCTCCGGCGGTGAGCCGACCGCCCCGTTCGACCTGGTCGACGCGCTGCGGGCGGCGGTCGCCGACCTGCCGGCGGACATCCGGCACCGGGTCGTGCTCGACCTGCCGGCCGACCTGCCGAAGGCCCTCGGCGACCGGCACAGCCTGAGCACCGTGCTGACCGAGCTGGGCACCAACGCGGGCAAGTACTCGCTGCCGGACACCCCGATCGAGATCCGGGCCGAGGCGAACGAGCGGACCGTGTCGTTCCGGGTCGCCGACCGGGGCATCGGCATCCGGCCGGAGCACGTGGAACGCGCCTTCGACCGGTTCTGGCAGGGGGAGTCCGGCGACCGTCGGCGCTATCCGGGGGCCGGGTTGGGGCTCTATCTCGTCCGCCAGATCGTTGAACAGCAGAATGGATGGGTATCCCTCCGACCAAGGGCCGGTGGAGGTACGGTCGCGGAGGTGCGGCTGCCCCGGGGTTGA
- a CDS encoding glycerophosphodiester phosphodiesterase, translating to MTAPLVFAHRGSSYDLPEHTLAAYLRALDEGADGLECDVRLTRDGHLVCVHDRRLDRTSNGRGLVSARTLAELEALDFGSWHPAAAVAKGAAPLDESHTRLLTLERLLDAVRSAGRPVRMLIETKHPSRHRGDVERRLVALLRRHGLTEPGPDDPVQVTVMSFSPLAVRRIRELAPALPTVLLLEVLPRWLRLGRLPFGSRIAGPGVELVRARPQLVPALRAAGNSVYVWTVNEPEDLELVLAAGVDGVITDRPARTLARLGR from the coding sequence ATGACCGCCCCCCTGGTCTTCGCCCATCGCGGCTCCTCGTACGACCTGCCGGAACACACCCTCGCCGCCTACCTGCGGGCGCTCGACGAGGGTGCGGACGGGCTGGAGTGCGACGTCCGGCTGACCCGCGACGGTCACCTGGTGTGCGTGCACGACCGCCGGCTGGACCGGACCAGCAACGGCCGTGGGCTGGTCAGCGCGCGTACGCTCGCCGAGCTGGAGGCGCTGGACTTCGGCTCCTGGCACCCCGCCGCGGCGGTGGCCAAGGGCGCCGCGCCGCTCGACGAGTCGCACACCCGCCTGCTCACGCTGGAACGGCTGCTCGACGCGGTGCGGTCCGCCGGGCGACCGGTCCGGATGCTGATCGAGACCAAGCACCCGTCGCGTCACCGGGGCGACGTCGAGCGTCGCCTGGTCGCCCTGCTGCGCCGGCACGGCCTCACCGAGCCCGGCCCGGACGACCCGGTCCAGGTGACCGTGATGTCGTTCTCCCCGCTGGCCGTGCGGCGGATCCGGGAACTCGCCCCGGCGCTGCCCACGGTGCTGCTGCTGGAGGTGCTGCCGCGCTGGCTGCGGCTGGGCCGGCTGCCCTTCGGCAGCCGGATCGCCGGGCCGGGGGTGGAGCTGGTGCGGGCCCGCCCGCAGCTGGTCCCGGCGCTGCGGGCGGCCGGGAACTCGGTCTACGTCTGGACCGTGAACGAGCCGGAGGACCTGGAACTCGTGCTCGCCGCCGGGGTGGACGGGGTGATCACCGACCGGCCCGCCCGTACCCTGGCCCGGTTGGGCCGGTGA
- a CDS encoding rhodanese-like domain-containing protein — MFGAQLPSVPASAVPDDVYLLDVREDDEWAAGHAPAAHHLPMTELPARLAEIPDDREVAVICRSGGRSGQVVGYLLRNGWDQVRNVEGGMGDWAAAGRPVVTDDGQPGRVA, encoded by the coding sequence GTGTTCGGAGCCCAGCTTCCCAGCGTCCCCGCGTCGGCCGTGCCCGACGACGTCTACCTGCTCGACGTCCGTGAGGACGACGAGTGGGCCGCCGGCCACGCGCCGGCCGCCCATCACCTGCCGATGACCGAGCTGCCGGCCCGGCTCGCCGAGATCCCCGACGACCGTGAGGTGGCGGTGATCTGCCGCTCCGGCGGGCGCTCCGGCCAGGTCGTCGGCTACCTGCTCCGCAACGGCTGGGACCAGGTGCGCAACGTCGAGGGCGGGATGGGTGACTGGGCCGCCGCCGGCCGCCCGGTGGTCACCGACGACGGGCAGCCGGGCCGGGTCGCCTGA